The following are encoded in a window of Arthrobacter sp. OAP107 genomic DNA:
- a CDS encoding metal-dependent hydrolase: protein MGGHHAASGAAAWVAVAATGPYTLGWYPLDAAGVLIGGMATAGTALVCDWDHRSSTVAHSLPPLSNMIAVGIENASGGHRQGTHSVLGAAMFVLLAAAAAQVQVDTPWGVLSVGAGLLCMFMINIAAKALKLFPKSGWITNWVFALAMAGLVTWFAPHQWTWLPMSMLIGVVVHIVGDMVTTGGVPLLWPLVIKPPKFLRRLWVLRNFWRPNGAFSVPLLGRAGSRREWLVLIPVSGYAMVGMCLAAWSLAGTHFPAALALAGRLASSVLGLP from the coding sequence ATGGGAGGACACCACGCCGCGTCAGGAGCCGCGGCGTGGGTGGCTGTTGCCGCGACGGGGCCGTACACCCTGGGCTGGTATCCGCTGGATGCCGCCGGCGTGCTGATCGGCGGCATGGCGACGGCGGGCACCGCCCTGGTATGCGACTGGGACCACCGCTCCAGCACCGTGGCGCATTCGCTGCCGCCGCTGTCCAACATGATCGCCGTGGGCATCGAGAATGCCAGCGGCGGCCATCGGCAGGGCACGCACTCGGTGCTGGGGGCAGCCATGTTCGTGCTGCTCGCCGCGGCCGCGGCGCAGGTCCAGGTGGACACGCCGTGGGGTGTGCTGTCCGTCGGCGCCGGGCTGCTGTGCATGTTCATGATCAACATCGCCGCCAAGGCGCTGAAGCTGTTTCCGAAGTCCGGATGGATCACCAACTGGGTCTTCGCCCTTGCCATGGCCGGACTGGTGACATGGTTCGCGCCACACCAGTGGACCTGGCTGCCCATGTCGATGCTGATCGGCGTCGTGGTCCACATCGTGGGGGACATGGTGACCACTGGAGGTGTCCCGCTCCTCTGGCCACTGGTGATCAAGCCGCCAAAGTTCCTCCGCCGGCTCTGGGTGCTGAGGAACTTTTGGCGGCCCAACGGCGCCTTCTCCGTCCCGCTGCTGGGCCGGGCCGGCTCGCGGCGGGAGTGGCTGGTGCTGATTCCGGTGAGCGGCTACGCGATGGTGGGCATGTGCCTGGCGGCCTGGTCGCTGGCCGGTACGCATTTCCCGGCCGCGCTGGCCCTGGCCGGGCGGCTCGCCAGCAGCGTGTTGGGACTGCCGTAG
- the deoC gene encoding deoxyribose-phosphate aldolase — protein MSNEASPGTGTATSPAGSPGARAGEGSGAPGIASYIDHTLLKPEAGEADILKVCAEAAEYKFKSVCVNPLWVKTVKTALKGTGVLTCSVAGFPLGATPSDVKVFEARGAVLDGADEVDMVIDIAAARASDRGALMDDIKAVAEAVHAEGAILKVIIETGLLSDGQKVLACEAAVEAGADFVKTSTGFNGGGATVEDIALLRRTVGPDLGVKASGGVRSLEDAQAMIAAGATRIGASSGIAIVKGEQGSSAY, from the coding sequence CGCGACCAGCCCAGCAGGATCGCCCGGCGCACGTGCCGGGGAGGGCAGTGGGGCGCCGGGCATCGCGTCCTACATCGACCACACGCTGCTGAAGCCGGAGGCCGGCGAGGCGGACATCCTCAAGGTGTGTGCCGAGGCCGCCGAATACAAATTCAAGTCGGTATGCGTGAACCCGCTGTGGGTCAAGACGGTCAAGACTGCACTCAAGGGCACCGGCGTGCTCACCTGCTCCGTGGCGGGTTTCCCGCTGGGCGCCACGCCCAGCGACGTCAAGGTGTTTGAGGCGCGCGGGGCCGTGCTGGATGGTGCCGACGAAGTGGACATGGTCATCGACATCGCCGCGGCCAGGGCCTCGGACAGAGGCGCCCTGATGGACGACATTAAGGCCGTGGCCGAGGCCGTGCACGCCGAAGGGGCGATCCTGAAGGTCATCATCGAGACCGGCCTGCTCAGCGACGGCCAAAAAGTCCTGGCCTGCGAAGCGGCCGTGGAGGCCGGGGCCGACTTCGTCAAGACCTCCACGGGCTTCAACGGCGGCGGCGCCACCGTCGAAGATATCGCCCTTCTGCGGCGCACCGTGGGTCCGGACCTGGGCGTTAAGGCGTCCGGCGGCGTGCGGTCCCTCGAGGACGCACAGGCTATGATTGCTGCAGGTGCAACACGTATTGGCGCCAGCTCCGGTATTGCAATCGTCAAAGGCGAACAGGGTTCGTCTGCGTACTGA